In Fundulus heteroclitus isolate FHET01 chromosome 16, MU-UCD_Fhet_4.1, whole genome shotgun sequence, a single genomic region encodes these proteins:
- the LOC105919097 gene encoding tryptase, translating into MGNRTVTCGVLLVVLLVVPTATGSSAQLNICGEAPLSTKAEARIVGGQDAAAGSWPWQVSLHTRRHFCGGSLINDQWVLTAAQCFPSPDASDVSVYMGRHTQEGPNAHEEARSVMLVIKHPSYDDETKDGDLALLKLSSPVNFTDYIRPVCLAAEESFFPDGLRVWVTGWGDVLSGAYLPSPETLQEVNLPIVSNIECAAAYGFITTNMICAGPNFRGKGFCDKDAGGPLVTLDGTRWVQAGVVSYARGCGYPKFPGVYTRVSKYQSWINSQILKDQPGYITFYRASTRTVHSASSAMLVLPVLIFSVLQD; encoded by the exons ATGGGGAACAGGACCGTCACCTGTGgggttctgctggtggttctgctggtggttccaaCAGCCACAG GAAGCAGTGCGCAGCTAAACA TTTGTGGCGAGGCGCCTCTCAGCACCAAGGCTGAGGCGAGGATCGTTGGAGGCCAGGACGCCGCTGCAGGATCCTGGCCGTGGCAGGTCAGCCTGCACACACGCAGACATTTCTGCGGAGGATCTCTGATCAACGACCAGTGGGTTCTGACCGCTGCTCAGTGTTTCCCCAG CCCAGACGCTTCAGATGTGAGTGTTTACATGGGACGGCACACCCAGGAGGGTCCAAATGCTCACGAGGAGGCCCGCTCGGTGATGCTGGTCATCAAACATCCCAGCTACGATGACGAGACTAAAGATGGAGACCTGGCTCTGCTGAAGCTGTCCTCCCCTGTGAACTTCACCGACTACATCAGGCCGGTCTGCctggcagcagaagaaagcttcttcCCAGACGGTCTGAGAGTCTGGGTCACCGGGTGGGGAGACGTCCTGTCTGGAG CTTATCTTCCATCTCCTGAGACGCTGCAGGAAGTCAACCTTCCCATTGTCTCCAACATCGAGTGTGCTGCAGCGTACGGCTTCATCACAACCAACATGATCTGTGCCGGCCCTAATTTCAGAGGAAAGGGCTTCTGTGAC AAAGACGCCGGCGGTCCATTGGTGACGCTAGACGGCACCAGGTGGGTTCAGGCCGGAGTGGTGAGCTATGCGAGGGGCTGTGGTTATCCAAAGTTCCCAGGAGTCTACACCCGGGTGTCCAAATACCAGTCCTGGATCAACAGCCAGATCCTGAAGGACCAGCCCGGCTACATCACCTTCTACAGGGCGTCCACCAGAACCGTCCACTCCGCGTCCTCGGCTATGCTTGTTCTGCCCGTCCTCATCTTCTCTGTCCTCCAGGACTGA